The SAR202 cluster bacterium genome window below encodes:
- a CDS encoding amidase: MVMKRSELPFLTVAEQSKLLKAKKLSPVEITEAYLERIEELNPKVAAYITVASDSAMKTAKKAEGEIAKGEYKGPLHGVPFAVKDQMWTKGVRTTNASTLLKDFVPDEDATIIARLKESGGVLLGKLNMSEFASGGRFKYPYGIPRNPWNTDYQPGSSSSGSGVATAASMCATSLGEDTSGSIRHPSSWSGVVGLRPTWGRLSRHRLYGVIWSMDQAGPMSRTVEDCAMTLQAVAGYDPKDPYTSKEPVPDYRKALTGKVKGLKVGLVNELTYDEQVVPDVRNATLEAVSVLKKLGAEVEEVSVPLSPMARVIFYAHMYVEMPALYDDWVHNRLEEFDYDAQVKYLTGLSLPAQYYYKIQRLRGMLRQQVLDALSYYDVLVSPTMRVPAPKIEKYKMPTSVEESKRLLTHGPDQTPTVPLSSVPALSVPCGFTKTGTKGLPIGLQIIGRPFEEATILNAAYAYEQATPWHKERPKI, translated from the coding sequence ATGGTTATGAAGCGGTCGGAACTGCCTTTTCTGACGGTTGCTGAACAGTCCAAGCTTCTGAAGGCGAAGAAGCTGTCGCCGGTGGAGATTACCGAGGCGTATTTGGAGCGTATCGAGGAGCTGAACCCTAAGGTTGCCGCATATATTACCGTGGCGTCGGACTCGGCGATGAAGACGGCGAAGAAGGCGGAGGGGGAGATAGCCAAGGGGGAGTACAAAGGGCCGCTGCACGGAGTGCCGTTTGCGGTCAAGGACCAGATGTGGACTAAAGGCGTGCGCACGACCAACGCATCGACGCTGCTGAAGGACTTTGTGCCCGACGAGGACGCGACGATAATCGCTCGCTTGAAGGAATCGGGGGGAGTGCTGCTGGGGAAGCTGAACATGAGCGAGTTCGCGTCGGGGGGACGGTTCAAGTATCCCTACGGCATACCGCGCAACCCGTGGAACACGGACTACCAGCCGGGCTCGTCCAGCTCGGGGTCAGGGGTGGCGACGGCGGCGTCGATGTGCGCGACGTCGCTGGGGGAGGACACGTCGGGGTCGATACGACATCCGTCGTCGTGGAGCGGGGTGGTGGGGCTTCGGCCCACGTGGGGCCGGCTGAGTCGGCATCGTTTGTATGGCGTTATCTGGTCGATGGACCAGGCGGGGCCGATGTCGAGGACGGTGGAAGACTGCGCGATGACGCTACAGGCGGTGGCGGGGTACGACCCCAAGGACCCCTACACGTCCAAGGAGCCGGTGCCGGACTATCGCAAGGCGCTGACGGGGAAGGTGAAGGGGCTGAAGGTGGGGCTGGTGAACGAGCTGACGTACGACGAACAGGTGGTCCCGGACGTGCGAAACGCGACGCTGGAGGCGGTGTCGGTGCTGAAGAAGCTGGGGGCGGAGGTGGAAGAGGTGTCGGTGCCGCTGTCGCCCATGGCGCGGGTGATATTTTACGCGCACATGTACGTGGAGATGCCGGCGCTGTACGACGACTGGGTACACAATCGACTGGAGGAGTTCGACTACGACGCGCAGGTGAAGTACCTGACGGGGCTGAGCCTGCCGGCGCAGTACTATTACAAGATACAGCGGCTTCGTGGGATGCTGCGGCAGCAGGTGCTGGACGCGCTGTCGTATTACGACGTACTGGTGTCGCCGACGATGCGGGTGCCGGCGCCGAAGATTGAGAAGTACAAAATGCCGACGAGCGTGGAGGAATCGAAGCGCTTGTTGACGCACGGGCCGGACCAGACGCCGACGGTGCCGCTAAGCAGCGTGCCGGCGCTGAGCGTGCCGTGCGGGTTTACCAAGACTGGGACGAAGGGGCTGCCGATTGGGCTGCAGATTATCGGGAGGCCGTTTGAGGAGGCGACGATTTTGAATGCGGCGTACGCGTATGAGCAGGCGACGCCGTGGCATAAGGAGAGGCCGAAGATTTAA
- a CDS encoding aspartate aminotransferase family protein, whose amino-acid sequence MTYKGIKQWLKTETFDSLRAEALDALWFPFQQWKDVAAQGGLRVITEGKGAKIKDFQGKEYYDGFAGLVLVNVGYGREEIAKAVYDQVKTLHYANAFAYTTVPTIKLSKKVASMMPGDLNKVFFTSGGSEAVETALKMARQYFVNIGQPKRHKFIARQTSYHGVSIGATAVNSAPQVKRQLFEPILPTNVRFAPQPLSYATGETPSQCAIRCAKAVEEIILKEGPETVAAVIGEPISLSAGVAVPGDEYWPMLRQICDKYGVLLIADEVINGFGRTGTMFAIEQFGMVPDMLTVAKGITSGYQPMGACIARTHIAEAFVGGAEKTFGHGYTYSGHPAAAAAGLVNIDILEREKLAENSAKMGQYLLDRLAPLKEHPTVGDIRGRGLLCVLEMVKDKGTKEKLSTVPGASAKLNQRLADNGFLTRTAPFLYVCPTLTVGRAQVDEIVEIVKDGVEYIERELGV is encoded by the coding sequence ATGACGTACAAGGGAATTAAGCAATGGTTGAAGACGGAGACGTTTGATTCGCTGCGGGCGGAGGCGCTGGACGCGCTGTGGTTCCCGTTTCAGCAGTGGAAGGATGTGGCCGCGCAGGGTGGGCTTCGTGTGATAACGGAGGGGAAGGGCGCAAAGATTAAGGATTTTCAAGGCAAGGAGTATTACGACGGATTTGCGGGGCTGGTGCTGGTGAACGTGGGGTATGGCCGGGAGGAGATAGCCAAGGCGGTTTATGACCAGGTGAAGACGCTGCACTATGCCAACGCCTTCGCGTACACGACAGTGCCGACCATAAAGCTGTCGAAGAAGGTGGCGTCGATGATGCCGGGGGACTTGAACAAGGTGTTTTTCACCAGCGGCGGGTCGGAGGCGGTGGAGACGGCGCTGAAGATGGCGAGGCAGTATTTCGTGAACATTGGCCAGCCGAAGCGGCACAAGTTCATCGCGCGGCAGACGTCGTACCACGGGGTGAGCATCGGCGCGACGGCGGTAAACTCGGCGCCGCAGGTCAAGCGGCAACTTTTCGAGCCTATTTTGCCCACCAACGTGCGGTTTGCGCCCCAGCCGCTGTCGTACGCCACGGGAGAGACGCCGTCGCAGTGCGCGATTCGATGCGCCAAAGCTGTCGAGGAGATAATTTTGAAGGAAGGGCCGGAGACGGTGGCGGCGGTCATCGGCGAGCCGATATCGCTGTCGGCGGGGGTGGCGGTGCCTGGAGACGAGTACTGGCCCATGCTGCGGCAGATATGCGACAAGTACGGGGTGCTGCTCATTGCCGACGAGGTGATAAACGGGTTCGGGAGGACGGGGACGATGTTCGCCATCGAGCAATTCGGTATGGTGCCGGACATGCTGACGGTGGCGAAGGGCATCACCAGCGGCTACCAGCCTATGGGGGCGTGCATCGCGAGGACGCACATCGCCGAGGCGTTTGTGGGCGGGGCGGAGAAGACCTTCGGCCACGGGTACACCTACAGCGGGCACCCGGCGGCGGCGGCGGCGGGGCTGGTGAACATCGATATTCTAGAGCGGGAGAAGCTGGCGGAGAACTCGGCCAAGATGGGGCAGTACCTGCTGGACCGGCTGGCGCCGCTGAAGGAGCACCCGACGGTGGGGGATATTAGAGGGCGGGGGCTGTTGTGCGTGCTGGAGATGGTGAAAGACAAGGGGACCAAGGAGAAGCTTAGCACAGTGCCGGGGGCGTCGGCGAAGCTGAACCAGCGGCTGGCGGACAACGGGTTTTTGACTCGGACGGCGCCGTTCCTGTACGTGTGCCCGACGCTGACGGTGGGCCGGGCGCAGGTGGACGAGATTGTGGAGATAGTGAAGGATGGAGTGGAGTATATAGAGAGGGAGTTGGGGGTTTAG